A genome region from Sphingobium sp. CR2-8 includes the following:
- a CDS encoding ribonuclease, producing MAEWLYEEGIGEARAALIEKGKLVEALIEREGDAVRPGAVAQGRLVATLIPKKRGIVRLISGEEVLLEPIPPRLAEGANVLVEIVREAIGEEGRPKRAKGRMPQPGAKPHAGPSLLQRIRATGTPVVPCPAHEEDRLEAHGWSELMEEAISGEVGTEAAALRLYLTPAMLLIDIDGSLPPAQLGPKGAKLAAQTVRRMGLSGSIGIDLPTMNNKDERIIAAAQIDKYLPLPFERTAVNGFGFLQIIRRRERANLMELLREDAVLTAALALLRRAERHGQGGAATVTATPAIIDLLHKRQDWIELLAKRRGGAVTLKADPALALAGGHVA from the coding sequence ATGGCCGAATGGCTCTATGAAGAAGGCATTGGCGAGGCGCGCGCCGCGTTGATCGAGAAGGGCAAGCTGGTCGAGGCCCTGATCGAGCGCGAGGGCGACGCCGTCCGTCCGGGCGCTGTGGCGCAGGGCAGATTGGTCGCCACCCTCATTCCCAAGAAGCGCGGCATCGTGCGCCTGATTTCGGGCGAGGAAGTGCTGCTGGAGCCGATCCCGCCCCGCCTGGCCGAAGGGGCCAATGTGCTGGTCGAAATCGTCCGCGAGGCGATCGGTGAGGAAGGCCGCCCCAAGCGCGCCAAGGGCCGCATGCCCCAGCCCGGCGCGAAGCCTCATGCCGGTCCCAGCCTGTTGCAGCGCATCCGCGCCACCGGCACCCCCGTCGTCCCCTGCCCGGCGCATGAGGAAGACCGGCTGGAGGCGCATGGCTGGAGCGAATTGATGGAGGAGGCGATCAGTGGCGAGGTCGGCACCGAAGCCGCCGCCCTTCGCCTGTACCTGACACCCGCCATGCTGCTGATCGACATCGACGGATCGCTGCCGCCTGCGCAGCTGGGACCGAAGGGCGCGAAGCTCGCGGCGCAGACGGTCCGCCGCATGGGGTTGAGCGGATCGATCGGCATCGACCTGCCGACGATGAACAACAAGGACGAGCGGATCATCGCCGCCGCGCAGATCGACAAATATCTGCCGCTGCCGTTCGAACGCACGGCCGTCAACGGCTTCGGCTTCCTCCAGATCATCCGCCGTCGGGAGCGCGCCAACCTGATGGAGCTGTTGCGCGAAGACGCGGTGCTGACTGCCGCGCTGGCGCTATTGCGCCGGGCCGAACGCCATGGGCAGGGCGGCGCGGCGACCGTCACCGCCACCCCCGCGATCATCGACCTGTTGCACAAGCGGCAGGACTGGATCGAGCTGCTGGCCAAGCGCCGCGGCGGCGCCGTTACGCTGAAGGCAGATCCTGC
- a CDS encoding Maf family protein: MRLILASASPRRLDLLGQIGVVPDAVDPADIDETPRKAELPAVYAARVAADKGAIVAARHPGALVLSGDTVVAVGRRILPKAESEAEARACLALLSGRRHRVSSAITLIDGEGRARHRLSDNIVIFKRLEQAEIDAYIASEEWRGKAGGYAIQGRAAGLIRTIQGSHSAIMGLPLYETRTLLKAAGYPLE, translated from the coding sequence ATGCGGCTTATTCTTGCTTCGGCTTCACCCAGGCGGCTCGACCTTCTGGGACAGATTGGCGTCGTCCCCGACGCCGTGGACCCCGCCGACATCGACGAAACGCCCCGCAAGGCCGAACTGCCCGCCGTCTATGCCGCGCGGGTGGCCGCTGACAAGGGCGCGATCGTGGCGGCGCGCCATCCCGGCGCGCTGGTCCTGTCGGGCGATACGGTGGTGGCCGTCGGCCGCCGCATCCTGCCCAAGGCGGAGAGCGAGGCGGAGGCGCGCGCCTGCCTGGCACTGCTGTCGGGCCGTCGGCATCGCGTATCGAGCGCCATCACGCTGATCGATGGCGAAGGCCGCGCGCGGCATCGCCTGTCCGACAATATCGTCATCTTCAAACGGCTGGAGCAGGCCGAGATCGACGCCTATATCGCGAGCGAAGAATGGCGCGGCAAGGCAGGCGGCTATGCCATACAGGGCCGCGCGGCCGGCCTCATCCGCACCATCCAGGGCAGCCACAGCGCGATCATGGGCCTGCCGCTTTACGAAACCCGCACGCTGCTCAAGGCAGCGGGCTATCCGCTAGAGTGA
- the infA gene encoding translation initiation factor IF-1, whose product MAKEELLEMRGQVVELLPNAMFRVRLENDHEILGHTAGKMRKNRIRVLVGDEVLVELTPYDLTKGRITYRFK is encoded by the coding sequence ATGGCTAAAGAAGAACTGCTTGAAATGCGCGGACAGGTTGTGGAGCTCCTCCCCAACGCCATGTTCCGTGTCCGGCTTGAAAATGATCATGAAATTCTCGGCCACACCGCCGGCAAGATGCGCAAGAATCGCATCCGCGTGCTGGTGGGCGACGAAGTGCTTGTCGAGCTGACCCCTTACGACCTGACCAAGGGTCGGATCACGTACCGCTTCAAATAA
- a CDS encoding adenosylmethionine--8-amino-7-oxononanoate transaminase, translating to MTSPVWHPFTQHGLNEPIPHVKRAEGALLHLADGSTLIDAISSWWVTTHGHCHPRIVAAIAAQAGQLDQLIFAGYTHDPAEQVARGLIDLAPRAEGQPELAHVFYSDSGSTAVEVALKMALGYWHNLALDGLAPEESRRSRSRILVLEHSYHGDTIGTMSVGERGVYNAAWSPLLFDVGTIPFPAPGHEQACLDALNVACAQKPAAFIVEPLILGAGGMLLYPPSVLRAMAAICRSHSVLFIADEVMTGWGRTGTLFACEQAGVVPDIMAVAKGITGGTMPLAATLATAPIFDAHRSTDRARLFYHSSSYTANPIACAAAAANLAIWREEDVLGRIASLSHGIAVRLEALARHRAFANPRQIGAIAAIDLIAPDAGYLSDLAPRLRAFFLERGLLLRPLGNTIYLMPPYCLDADQLDRLFAALAEAGDFFGVQP from the coding sequence ATGACCTCTCCTGTCTGGCATCCCTTCACCCAGCATGGCCTGAATGAGCCGATCCCCCATGTGAAGCGCGCGGAAGGGGCGTTGCTGCATCTGGCCGATGGCAGCACGCTAATCGACGCCATTTCCAGTTGGTGGGTGACGACGCACGGGCACTGCCATCCCCGCATCGTGGCCGCTATCGCCGCGCAGGCCGGGCAGTTGGACCAGCTGATTTTCGCGGGCTACACCCATGATCCCGCCGAGCAAGTCGCGCGCGGCCTGATCGACCTCGCACCCCGTGCGGAGGGACAGCCCGAGCTGGCGCATGTCTTCTATTCCGACAGCGGATCGACCGCAGTCGAGGTCGCGTTGAAAATGGCGCTGGGCTATTGGCATAATCTGGCGCTGGATGGGCTGGCGCCTGAAGAATCGAGACGGTCGCGCAGCCGCATCCTGGTCCTGGAACATAGCTATCATGGCGATACGATCGGCACGATGTCGGTCGGCGAACGCGGCGTCTATAACGCCGCCTGGTCGCCTTTGCTGTTCGACGTGGGCACCATCCCCTTCCCTGCGCCGGGTCATGAGCAGGCCTGTCTCGATGCGCTGAACGTCGCCTGCGCGCAAAAGCCCGCCGCCTTCATCGTCGAGCCGTTGATATTGGGCGCGGGCGGCATGCTGCTCTATCCCCCCTCTGTCCTGCGCGCCATGGCGGCGATATGTCGCAGCCACAGCGTCCTGTTCATCGCGGACGAGGTGATGACCGGATGGGGCCGCACCGGCACCCTTTTCGCGTGCGAACAGGCGGGCGTCGTGCCGGACATCATGGCGGTGGCGAAGGGCATTACCGGCGGCACCATGCCGCTGGCCGCGACACTGGCCACCGCCCCGATATTCGACGCGCATCGTTCGACCGACCGTGCCCGGCTATTCTATCATTCGTCCAGCTACACCGCCAACCCGATCGCCTGCGCCGCCGCGGCCGCCAACCTCGCCATCTGGCGCGAGGAGGATGTGCTGGGGCGGATCGCTTCTCTGTCCCATGGCATCGCCGTGCGACTCGAGGCGCTGGCGCGCCACCGCGCCTTCGCCAATCCACGTCAGATCGGCGCGATCGCGGCGATCGACCTGATCGCACCCGATGCGGGTTATCTGTCCGACCTTGCTCCGCGCCTGCGCGCCTTCTTCCTGGAACGCGGCCTCTTGCTAAGGCCGCTGGGCAACACCATCTACCTGATGCCGCCCTATTGCCTTGACGCAGATCAACTCGATCGGCTGTTTGCGGCGCTCGCCGAAGCGGGCGATTTTTTCGGTGTGCAACCCTGA
- a CDS encoding DUF4168 domain-containing protein, with protein sequence MTGFNTTAFLKAGIASVALFAAYPALAQAQAAPAAPAPVPAAPAPGASNFSDSDIKQFAAAAVEVTKIQSDSSIAEAEKQPKMLAALQASGMPPEKFNQIGQAAAADPALQQRIQAAAPPAPAAAAPASPAAPADPAQPSQPPQ encoded by the coding sequence TTGACGGGTTTCAACACCACAGCCTTTCTGAAGGCAGGCATCGCATCGGTCGCTTTGTTCGCGGCCTATCCCGCTCTTGCACAGGCGCAGGCCGCACCGGCCGCACCTGCGCCGGTCCCCGCCGCCCCGGCACCGGGCGCCAGCAATTTCAGCGACAGCGACATCAAGCAGTTCGCCGCTGCCGCGGTCGAAGTGACCAAGATCCAGTCGGACAGCTCCATCGCTGAGGCGGAAAAGCAGCCCAAGATGCTGGCCGCGCTCCAGGCGTCGGGCATGCCGCCTGAAAAGTTCAACCAGATCGGCCAGGCCGCGGCCGCTGATCCCGCGCTGCAACAGCGTATCCAGGCCGCCGCGCCGCCAGCCCCGGCCGCAGCAGCCCCGGCCTCGCCTGCTGCGCCAGCCGATCCGGCCCAGCCCAGCCAGCCGCCGCAGTAA
- a CDS encoding M13 family metallopeptidase: MKTLLLGAAATALALAATVAHADQSATPPAAKAADSAKPTYGSYGFDAAGMDTSVKPGDDFYDYANGTWAKNTPIPADKSNYGAFNTLDDLSRERTRGILEAAKGDPNSKIGVAYASYLDAAAVEAKGLTPVKPWLAEIKGVKDKAGYALVAAKAARAGVPGPFRFYVGQDDKDPETYIVSMSQGGLGLPDRDYYLDQGEKMAAIRTAYVAHLEKMLTLAGESDAKARAAALMAFETEIAKVHWTQVDSRDADKTYNKMTLAELQKAAPGFDFAAYYKANGLNPASLLVAQPSAITGEAALIAKTPVGVLKDALLLRSLHSFADKLPDSVANADFAFYGTTLSGTPEREARWKRGVDFLKESLGEEVGKAYVAQYFPPETKAAMDVLVKNVIAAMGRRIDGLPWMSDTAKARAHKKLAAFTPKIGYPDRWRDYDGLTIKSGDLFGNALRASQFDFDYNIGKLGKPIYRWEWGMTPMEINAYANFGMVEIVFPAAILQPPFFDPQADPAVNYGGIGAVIGHELSHHFDDQGAKYDETGKLNQWWTDQDVANFKALTGKLGAQYDAYEPFPGAHVKGAFTMGENIGDLGGLAVALDAYHASLGGKPAPVIDGMTGDQRFFLGWAQVWRRNYREANLRQRLVTDPHAPSQYRTDIVRNFDAWYDAFKPAPGGKIYLAPKDRVKIW, encoded by the coding sequence ATGAAAACCCTCCTTCTGGGCGCAGCCGCCACGGCGCTGGCGCTGGCCGCCACGGTCGCCCACGCCGACCAATCCGCAACGCCGCCCGCCGCCAAGGCGGCCGACTCCGCCAAGCCAACCTATGGCAGCTACGGCTTCGACGCCGCCGGCATGGACACGTCAGTCAAGCCCGGCGACGATTTCTACGACTATGCCAATGGCACCTGGGCGAAGAACACGCCGATCCCGGCCGACAAGTCGAACTATGGCGCGTTCAACACGCTGGACGACCTGTCGCGCGAACGCACGCGCGGCATATTGGAAGCGGCGAAGGGCGACCCGAACAGCAAGATCGGTGTGGCCTATGCCAGCTATCTGGATGCCGCCGCTGTCGAGGCGAAGGGACTGACGCCGGTCAAGCCCTGGCTGGCCGAGATCAAGGGCGTGAAGGACAAGGCGGGCTATGCGCTGGTCGCGGCGAAGGCCGCGCGCGCGGGCGTCCCCGGCCCGTTCCGCTTCTATGTCGGGCAGGACGACAAAGACCCCGAAACCTATATCGTGTCGATGAGCCAGGGTGGCCTGGGCCTGCCCGACCGCGACTATTATCTGGATCAGGGCGAGAAGATGGCGGCGATCCGCACCGCCTATGTCGCGCATCTGGAAAAGATGCTGACGCTGGCCGGCGAGAGCGACGCCAAGGCGCGCGCCGCCGCGCTGATGGCGTTCGAGACGGAGATCGCCAAGGTCCATTGGACCCAGGTCGACAGCCGCGACGCCGACAAGACCTATAACAAGATGACGCTAGCCGAGCTGCAAAAGGCCGCGCCCGGATTCGACTTCGCCGCCTATTACAAGGCCAACGGCCTGAACCCCGCCAGCCTGCTGGTCGCGCAGCCCAGCGCCATCACCGGCGAAGCGGCGCTGATCGCGAAGACGCCGGTCGGCGTGCTGAAGGACGCGCTGCTGCTGCGCAGCCTGCACAGCTTTGCCGACAAGCTGCCCGACAGCGTGGCGAATGCCGACTTCGCCTTTTACGGCACCACCCTGTCGGGCACGCCCGAGCGGGAGGCGCGGTGGAAGCGGGGCGTCGATTTCCTGAAGGAATCGCTCGGCGAAGAAGTGGGCAAGGCCTATGTCGCGCAATATTTTCCGCCCGAAACCAAGGCGGCGATGGACGTGCTGGTCAAGAATGTGATCGCCGCCATGGGCCGCCGCATCGACGGCCTGCCGTGGATGAGCGACACGGCCAAGGCACGCGCGCACAAAAAGCTGGCCGCCTTCACCCCCAAGATCGGCTATCCCGACCGCTGGCGCGACTATGATGGCCTGACTATCAAGAGTGGCGACCTGTTCGGCAATGCTTTGCGCGCCAGCCAGTTCGATTTCGACTATAATATCGGCAAGCTGGGCAAGCCCATCTATCGCTGGGAATGGGGCATGACACCGATGGAGATCAACGCCTATGCCAATTTCGGCATGGTCGAGATCGTCTTCCCCGCCGCCATCCTGCAACCGCCCTTCTTCGATCCCCAGGCGGACCCGGCCGTCAATTATGGCGGCATCGGCGCGGTGATCGGCCATGAACTGAGCCATCATTTCGACGATCAGGGCGCGAAATATGACGAGACGGGCAAGCTCAACCAGTGGTGGACCGATCAGGACGTCGCCAATTTCAAGGCGCTGACGGGCAAGCTGGGCGCACAATATGACGCCTACGAACCCTTCCCCGGCGCGCATGTGAAGGGCGCCTTCACCATGGGTGAGAATATCGGCGATCTGGGCGGCCTGGCGGTTGCGCTCGACGCCTATCATGCCTCGCTGGGTGGCAAGCCTGCCCCCGTGATCGACGGCATGACGGGCGACCAGCGCTTCTTCCTGGGCTGGGCGCAGGTTTGGCGGCGCAATTATCGCGAGGCCAATCTGCGCCAGCGGCTGGTCACCGATCCGCATGCGCCGTCGCAATATCGCACCGACATCGTGCGCAATTTCGACGCCTGGTATGACGCGTTCAAGCCTGCGCCGGGCGGCAAAATCTATCTGGCGCCCAAGGATCGCGTGAAAATCTGGTAA
- the bioD gene encoding dethiobiotin synthase, which translates to MTGGVLVVTGTDTGIGKTVFAAGLAGALGAHYWKPIQAGVDPEGDKETVAALSGLPPTQILPEAFRLLTPASPHLAARIDGVSIDLDRLALPDVEGPLVVEGAGGVLVPISETLLMADLFAHWGQPVILCARTGLGTINHSLLSIEALRSRGVSIVGIAFIGEAHAENERIIPQLAGVRSLGRLPHLDRVDPPSLAAAFAAHITLP; encoded by the coding sequence ATGACCGGCGGGGTGTTGGTCGTCACCGGCACCGATACCGGTATCGGCAAGACGGTGTTCGCCGCGGGCCTGGCCGGGGCGCTGGGCGCGCATTATTGGAAGCCGATCCAGGCCGGGGTCGATCCGGAAGGCGACAAGGAAACAGTCGCTGCGCTGTCCGGCCTGCCGCCCACGCAGATCCTGCCCGAGGCTTTTCGGCTGCTAACGCCCGCTTCCCCGCATCTGGCCGCGCGGATCGACGGGGTGTCGATCGACCTGGATCGGCTGGCCTTGCCCGATGTCGAAGGGCCGCTGGTGGTCGAAGGGGCGGGCGGCGTGCTGGTGCCGATATCGGAGACGCTGCTGATGGCGGATCTGTTCGCCCATTGGGGCCAGCCCGTGATCCTGTGCGCGCGCACCGGGCTGGGCACGATCAACCATAGCCTTCTGAGCATCGAGGCGCTGCGGTCGCGCGGCGTCTCCATTGTCGGCATCGCCTTCATTGGGGAGGCGCATGCGGAGAATGAACGGATCATCCCGCAACTGGCAGGGGTGCGCTCGCTGGGCCGCCTGCCGCATCTGGATCGGGTCGATCCGCCATCGCTGGCCGCGGCCTTCGCCGCCCACATCACACTTCCCTAA
- a CDS encoding DNA methyltransferase has translation MRLSWPEIRANAAYFSEAWRGKGYEKGQTHSFYDEFFAIFGVPRKQVAVYEQRVKALDARRTGGFIDLFWPGTLIVEQKSIGRNLDRAMAQALDYHDWLPEDQRPRHMMVCDFQRFELLDLETRRHWQFPLPDLKRHVEAFDFILGVKPQLLRNQSPVNRKATDLMGRLHNALAARGYVGHDLERLLVRLLFILFADDTGIFERREQFLVFLETRTSADGSDLGRWLIELFEILDTPPNRRQQGLDADLGEFPYINGALFSGRIATPVFDRAMRQMLLDTSLFNWGEVSPAIFGSLFESVIDTVTRRKQGAHYTPEEAILKVIGPLFLDDLRAEFDRACALKSGRDAALRRLQEKMAGITFLDPACGAGNFLVVAYRELRELEREIIRERLIVGGPVQQVLDVADLTCLNVDRFHGIEIDEFPSQIAQVALWMTDHIANTRLGEDFGRPYARIPLVTAPNIRHGDALETDWASLLPPERCSYVVGNPPFIGAKYQTDAQRAQLRRIAALPGSGGTLDYVAGWFIKAARFASAGGAHVAFVATNSIVQGEQVAQLWPCLFREGMEIAFAHRPFVWPGRAAVHCVIVGLAPHASAPKDKRLFSYADAKGAPVETRHGALTAYLFDAGAADRHLVVREEGRPINGARRLLTGSKPLDGGFLVLDSADHAALLEAEPDAEPLLRPYQGAHEFINGYVRWVIVAADASPDRLRRLPLIRRRLNDVRAWRQSSSSRTTQALAETPTQWHVTVLPERPYLVIPNTSSQRRDYIPVGWIEPSIVPNQKLRVLLDASLWEFAILTSRMHMAWMRQITGRMKSDYMYSVGVVYNTFPWPEASTQRTHVEALAQAVLDARAMPKNADSTLADLYDPDTMPIELRRAHRDLDQAVDRLYRKAAFTSDRARVEHLFILYQRLCGG, from the coding sequence ATGCGTCTGAGCTGGCCGGAAATTCGTGCGAACGCCGCGTATTTTTCGGAAGCGTGGCGCGGCAAGGGCTATGAGAAGGGCCAGACCCACAGTTTCTACGACGAATTCTTCGCGATATTCGGCGTGCCCCGCAAGCAGGTGGCGGTGTACGAACAGCGCGTGAAGGCGCTCGACGCGCGCCGGACCGGCGGCTTCATCGACCTGTTCTGGCCCGGCACGCTGATCGTCGAACAGAAGAGCATCGGCCGCAATCTCGATCGCGCCATGGCGCAGGCGCTCGACTATCATGACTGGCTGCCGGAGGATCAGCGGCCGCGCCACATGATGGTGTGCGATTTCCAGCGGTTCGAGCTGCTGGATCTGGAAACAAGGCGGCATTGGCAATTCCCGCTGCCCGACCTCAAACGCCATGTCGAGGCGTTCGATTTCATCCTGGGCGTCAAGCCGCAACTGCTGCGCAACCAGTCGCCGGTGAACCGCAAGGCGACCGACCTGATGGGCCGCCTGCACAATGCGCTGGCCGCGCGCGGCTATGTCGGTCATGATCTGGAACGGCTGCTCGTGCGCCTGCTCTTCATCCTCTTCGCCGACGACACCGGCATTTTCGAGCGGCGCGAACAGTTTCTCGTCTTTCTGGAAACGCGCACCAGCGCGGACGGCAGCGACCTTGGCCGCTGGCTGATCGAATTGTTCGAGATACTCGACACGCCGCCAAACCGTCGACAGCAGGGCCTGGACGCCGACCTGGGCGAATTTCCCTACATCAACGGCGCGCTCTTTTCAGGCCGCATCGCGACCCCGGTGTTCGACCGGGCCATGCGCCAGATGTTGCTGGACACCAGCCTGTTCAACTGGGGCGAGGTGTCGCCCGCCATCTTCGGATCGCTGTTCGAAAGCGTGATCGACACGGTGACACGCCGCAAGCAGGGCGCGCACTACACCCCCGAAGAGGCGATATTGAAGGTTATCGGCCCGCTGTTCCTGGACGATCTGCGCGCCGAGTTCGATCGCGCCTGCGCCCTGAAATCCGGCCGGGACGCCGCGCTCCGCCGGTTGCAGGAGAAGATGGCGGGCATCACCTTCCTCGACCCCGCCTGCGGGGCGGGCAATTTCCTGGTGGTCGCCTATCGCGAGTTGCGCGAACTGGAACGGGAGATCATCCGCGAACGGCTGATCGTGGGTGGGCCGGTGCAGCAGGTGCTGGACGTGGCCGACCTGACATGCCTGAACGTCGATCGCTTCCATGGCATAGAGATCGACGAATTTCCCAGCCAGATCGCGCAGGTCGCGCTCTGGATGACCGACCATATCGCCAATACCCGGCTGGGCGAGGATTTCGGTCGCCCCTATGCCCGCATCCCGCTCGTCACCGCGCCCAATATCCGGCATGGCGACGCATTGGAAACGGACTGGGCGTCCTTGCTGCCACCCGAACGATGCAGCTATGTCGTCGGCAACCCGCCCTTCATCGGGGCCAAATATCAGACCGACGCCCAGCGCGCCCAGTTGCGCCGCATCGCCGCCCTGCCCGGATCGGGCGGCACGCTGGATTATGTCGCGGGATGGTTCATCAAGGCGGCGCGCTTCGCCTCTGCGGGCGGCGCGCATGTCGCCTTCGTCGCGACCAACAGCATCGTGCAGGGCGAACAGGTGGCGCAATTGTGGCCGTGCCTGTTCCGCGAAGGCATGGAGATCGCCTTCGCCCACCGGCCGTTCGTCTGGCCGGGGCGCGCGGCGGTGCATTGCGTGATCGTGGGCCTTGCGCCGCATGCCAGCGCGCCCAAGGACAAGCGCCTGTTCAGCTACGCCGACGCGAAGGGCGCGCCGGTCGAGACGCGCCATGGCGCGCTGACCGCCTATCTGTTCGACGCAGGCGCGGCGGACCGCCATCTGGTGGTGCGGGAGGAGGGTCGCCCGATCAACGGGGCGCGGCGCTTGCTGACCGGTTCCAAGCCATTGGACGGCGGATTCCTGGTTCTCGACTCAGCGGATCATGCCGCGCTTCTCGAAGCCGAGCCGGACGCGGAGCCATTGCTGCGCCCCTATCAAGGCGCGCATGAATTCATCAATGGCTATGTCCGGTGGGTGATCGTCGCCGCAGACGCATCGCCGGACAGGTTACGCAGATTGCCCTTGATCCGACGCCGTCTGAACGATGTTCGAGCGTGGCGCCAATCCAGCAGCAGTCGCACGACGCAGGCGCTGGCGGAAACGCCCACGCAATGGCACGTCACGGTGCTGCCGGAACGGCCCTATCTCGTCATACCCAATACGTCATCGCAAAGGCGAGACTATATCCCGGTCGGGTGGATAGAGCCATCGATCGTCCCCAACCAAAAGCTCAGGGTCCTGCTCGACGCCTCGCTGTGGGAGTTCGCCATCCTTACCAGCCGGATGCACATGGCCTGGATGCGCCAGATCACCGGCCGCATGAAGAGCGATTACATGTATTCTGTTGGCGTGGTCTACAACACATTCCCCTGGCCTGAAGCCAGCACGCAACGCACCCATGTCGAAGCGCTGGCGCAGGCCGTTCTGGATGCCCGCGCCATGCCCAAGAACGCCGACTCCACGCTCGCCGACCTGTACGATCCCGACACCATGCCGATCGAACTGCGCCGCGCGCATCGCGACCTCGACCAGGCGGTGGACCGGCTCTATCGCAAGGCGGCCTTCACGTCCGATCGGGCGCGGGTGGAGCATCTTTTCATCCTGTACCAACGGCTGTGCGGCGGGTGA
- a CDS encoding DUF2490 domain-containing protein, whose translation MRPNLLLLPLLAASALPVAAHASDDEQLWTTASATVKLGDHWRLSQEVVARFSDDRHGLYEIESNTLVGYKLSKAVTVWAGYTHDPQYDGGDFTVMEHRGRQQVTFDNIAKIGRATLSARMRIEERWRDGVDGTAWRVRPYVKLVLPLREGSKTALVLSHESFFDLNKTNFQRVQGEERMRNLIAITTPVAKNVNAEIGYLHQHGFRPGADDSNDHVASFSLSFSF comes from the coding sequence ATGCGCCCGAACCTTCTGCTGTTGCCCTTGCTGGCCGCGTCCGCGCTGCCGGTCGCCGCCCACGCCAGCGACGACGAACAGCTTTGGACCACCGCCAGCGCCACGGTGAAGCTGGGCGATCATTGGCGTCTGTCGCAGGAAGTCGTCGCGCGGTTCAGCGACGATCGGCATGGCCTGTATGAAATCGAATCCAACACGCTGGTCGGCTATAAACTCTCCAAGGCGGTGACGGTCTGGGCGGGCTATACGCATGACCCGCAATATGATGGCGGCGACTTCACCGTCATGGAGCATCGCGGCCGCCAGCAGGTGACGTTCGACAATATCGCGAAGATCGGCCGGGCGACGCTGAGCGCCAGGATGCGGATCGAAGAGCGGTGGCGCGATGGCGTGGACGGCACCGCCTGGCGGGTGCGGCCCTATGTGAAGCTGGTGCTGCCCTTGCGCGAAGGGAGCAAGACGGCGCTGGTGCTGAGTCATGAAAGCTTTTTCGATCTGAACAAGACCAATTTCCAGCGCGTGCAGGGTGAGGAGCGGATGCGCAATCTGATCGCCATCACCACGCCGGTGGCGAAGAATGTGAACGCAGAGATCGGCTATCTGCACCAGCATGGCTTTCGCCCCGGCGCGGACGACAGCAACGATCATGTCGCGTCCTTTTCGCTGAGCTTCAGTTTTTGA
- a CDS encoding sensor domain-containing diguanylate cyclase: MLQAIADDEPARLAALARYEILDTPSEGAFDKVTNLVRTLFGVPISAVSLIDKDRQWLKSHPGLDVSETPRSLAFCDHAIRQTDPLIIPDAQDDPRFRDNPLVTGDPRIRSYAGVPLRTPDGYNIGSLCAIDTRARDFPPEQMEIMKGLAAIVVEQMELRMLAERDHLSGAMTRRAFVAEIDKRIALFVRHQRPAALVILDIDHFKAINDAHGHPVGDRVIEAVARCCAEMSRPSDSLGRIGGEEFALLLPETSETEALAAARRFCTAVAGLVIPHDPPLRVTASFGVAAIGTGRLTSADWLAAADAALYDAKRGGRNRVVVAPLAAERAA, translated from the coding sequence ATGCTGCAAGCCATTGCCGACGACGAACCCGCCCGCCTCGCGGCGCTCGCGCGTTACGAGATACTCGATACGCCGTCTGAGGGGGCCTTCGACAAGGTCACCAATCTGGTGCGCACGTTGTTCGGCGTGCCGATTTCGGCGGTGTCGCTGATCGACAAGGACCGGCAATGGCTCAAGTCCCATCCCGGGCTGGACGTGTCGGAAACGCCGCGCAGCCTGGCCTTTTGCGACCATGCGATCCGCCAGACCGATCCGCTCATCATCCCCGATGCGCAGGACGATCCCCGTTTCCGCGACAATCCGCTGGTGACGGGCGATCCGCGCATCCGCAGCTATGCAGGCGTGCCGCTGCGCACGCCGGACGGCTATAATATCGGGTCGCTATGCGCCATCGACACGCGCGCGCGCGACTTTCCACCCGAGCAGATGGAGATCATGAAGGGGCTGGCCGCCATCGTCGTCGAACAGATGGAATTGCGCATGCTGGCCGAGCGCGATCATCTGAGCGGCGCGATGACCCGCCGCGCCTTCGTCGCCGAAATCGACAAGCGGATCGCGCTGTTCGTGCGGCACCAGCGGCCCGCCGCGCTGGTGATCCTGGACATCGACCATTTCAAGGCGATCAACGACGCCCATGGCCATCCCGTCGGCGACCGGGTGATCGAGGCGGTGGCCCGATGCTGCGCGGAAATGTCGCGCCCCAGCGATTCGCTGGGCCGGATCGGCGGCGAGGAGTTCGCGCTGCTGCTGCCCGAAACAAGCGAGACGGAAGCGCTGGCCGCCGCGCGTCGTTTCTGCACCGCGGTCGCCGGGCTCGTCATCCCGCACGATCCCCCGTTGCGCGTCACCGCCAGCTTCGGCGTGGCGGCGATCGGCACGGGCCGCCTGACCAGCGCGGACTGGCTCGCCGCCGCCGACGCGGCGCTGTACGACGCCAAGCGCGGGGGCCGCAATCGCGTGGTGGTAGCTCCGCTGGCGGCCGAGCGCGCCGCCTGA